The following proteins are encoded in a genomic region of Microbulbifer sp. MKSA007:
- a CDS encoding polyketide synthase: MLEIVGLSVRVPGASNKEALWHLLKSEQNSITEIPADRWSHFRYLHPRMSEPGKAYTFKAGIVEDLWNFDPTAFGISPREAEQMDPQQRILLQLAWEAIEDSGISPETLAGDHVGVYVGASALDYANESLFDPNVATGHFMTGNTLSIISNRLSYIFDLKGPSFTVDTACSSSLVALHEAYRALCSGRIDCAIVAGVNVLASPFPFVGFAQATMLSPDGQCKAFDANGNGYVRSEGGVALVIKRKDAPRWKGQRSHADIVAVDVNSDGRTVGMSLPSDVEQANLLDRVYKTHGIDPNQLAFVEAHGTGTRVGDPAEAGSIGRTLAQKRRAPLPIGSVKTNVGHLEPASGLVGLAKSILALQNDYFPASLHFKDPNPDIDFDGLNIKVAGEGVELPRTGAPRFAGVNSFGFGGTNAHVIISDPDTPAENVTQLNTHQNQSTLLLSAPTKEALVELAQKVCE; encoded by the coding sequence GTGTTGGAAATTGTAGGCCTATCAGTTCGTGTACCTGGAGCTTCAAACAAAGAAGCATTATGGCATCTGCTGAAGTCAGAGCAAAACAGCATAACTGAGATCCCTGCAGATCGTTGGTCTCATTTCCGCTACTTACACCCTCGGATGTCTGAACCAGGAAAAGCATACACATTCAAAGCGGGTATTGTAGAAGATCTCTGGAATTTTGACCCAACCGCATTTGGCATTTCACCTCGTGAAGCGGAGCAAATGGATCCTCAGCAAAGGATCCTGCTCCAACTTGCCTGGGAAGCGATCGAAGACTCTGGTATTTCGCCTGAGACTCTCGCAGGTGATCATGTTGGTGTTTATGTGGGCGCCTCTGCTCTTGATTATGCCAACGAGAGCCTATTCGATCCAAATGTAGCAACTGGTCACTTTATGACTGGTAATACGCTCTCAATCATTTCAAATCGTCTCTCCTATATCTTCGACTTGAAAGGCCCGAGCTTTACAGTTGATACTGCATGCTCATCTTCTCTGGTTGCGCTGCACGAAGCATATCGTGCCCTCTGCTCCGGTCGTATTGATTGTGCAATTGTAGCGGGTGTTAACGTGCTTGCGAGCCCGTTCCCATTCGTTGGTTTTGCGCAGGCAACCATGTTGTCTCCAGATGGTCAGTGTAAAGCCTTTGATGCCAACGGTAACGGTTACGTGCGTTCTGAAGGTGGTGTAGCACTCGTCATCAAACGGAAGGACGCCCCTCGTTGGAAAGGTCAGCGATCACACGCTGACATTGTAGCTGTTGACGTCAACTCTGATGGTCGCACAGTTGGCATGTCCCTTCCATCTGATGTGGAACAAGCCAATCTGCTTGATCGCGTTTATAAGACGCATGGAATTGATCCAAACCAGCTTGCATTTGTTGAAGCCCACGGGACAGGTACCCGTGTTGGCGATCCGGCTGAAGCTGGTTCCATTGGTCGCACTCTTGCACAAAAACGACGTGCACCGCTGCCTATTGGCTCGGTGAAAACCAATGTTGGTCACTTGGAGCCGGCATCAGGGTTGGTTGGACTAGCAAAATCTATTCTGGCATTGCAAAATGATTACTTCCCAGCCAGTCTGCACTTTAAAGATCCGAACCCGGATATCGATTTTGATGGCTTAAACATTAAAGTCGCAGGTGAAGGTGTTGAGCTTCCTCGTACAGGTGCTCCACGTTTTGCTGGTGTGAACTCATTTGGTTTTGGCGGTACCAACGCCCACGTCATCATCAGTGATCCTGATACGCCAGCTGAAAATGTAACTCAGCTCAATACTCATCAAAATCAGAGTACTTTGCTTCTTAGTGCGCCAACCAAAGAAGCACTTGTTGAGCTCGCTCAGAAAGTATGCGAATGA
- a CDS encoding acyltransferase domain-containing protein gives MSSLRKYANENLLTEKDSQKICAATFHRKRVFQEKAAFRGADLTLLKTALSDFANDQKNTNVIYSNKAASTGKCAFAFSGNGAQWAGMGRDAYAANGLFKQVFDNVDTIFTGLSGWSLKTELFSETLEDDLKKTSIAQPLLFAVQVALCKALEDYALKPDMVLGHSIGEVAAAHIAGALTLEAAVNLVFHRSAEQEVVAGHGTMAALVLPADEARRLVAQSGFDSIEVAAENSPKSVSLSGTKEDMDGFAKFARANHVAFRKVALNYPFHSQLIEPVERPFRNAVGMVVSATSHIPFISTVTGAVADGEDLNADYWWRNLRKPVLFSKAVATALDLGAETIIEIGPKPILQSYLRQVAADKGGKGSVLSSLSNEQLNGADPVINLVARAFVAGIKVDTDKLFGKNPEEPVNLPPLPWQNKSFRFENSHEANMGIFRGENTLCLDGAQTTITISGRPIWTASPCHSWKITSLTAR, from the coding sequence TTGAGCTCGCTCAGAAAGTATGCGAATGAAAATCTTTTGACTGAAAAGGATAGTCAAAAGATTTGTGCAGCTACATTCCATCGGAAGCGTGTTTTTCAGGAAAAAGCTGCGTTTAGAGGTGCAGATCTCACCTTGTTGAAGACGGCGCTTTCCGACTTTGCGAATGATCAGAAAAACACGAATGTCATCTACTCCAACAAAGCTGCAAGCACTGGAAAATGCGCGTTTGCATTTTCGGGGAATGGCGCTCAGTGGGCAGGCATGGGCCGTGATGCCTACGCTGCAAACGGGTTGTTTAAGCAAGTCTTTGACAATGTAGATACAATCTTCACAGGCCTGTCTGGCTGGTCATTGAAGACTGAGCTCTTCAGTGAAACGCTTGAAGACGATCTAAAAAAGACCAGCATTGCGCAACCGCTTCTGTTTGCTGTTCAGGTTGCCCTATGCAAGGCTCTGGAAGATTACGCACTCAAACCAGATATGGTGCTAGGCCACAGCATCGGTGAAGTCGCAGCCGCTCACATAGCAGGCGCACTCACCCTGGAAGCGGCTGTAAATCTTGTTTTCCATCGATCTGCTGAACAAGAAGTGGTTGCTGGTCACGGCACCATGGCAGCACTTGTGCTCCCTGCCGATGAAGCGCGCCGCCTTGTTGCCCAAAGCGGTTTTGACTCCATCGAAGTTGCAGCTGAAAACAGTCCAAAATCAGTCAGCTTGTCTGGTACTAAAGAAGACATGGACGGCTTTGCAAAGTTTGCCCGGGCCAACCATGTTGCCTTTAGAAAAGTTGCGCTGAACTATCCGTTCCACAGTCAACTTATTGAACCTGTTGAGCGACCATTCCGCAACGCAGTTGGAATGGTTGTGTCTGCAACAAGTCACATCCCATTCATCTCCACGGTAACAGGTGCCGTCGCTGATGGTGAGGATTTGAATGCTGATTACTGGTGGCGAAACCTTCGCAAACCAGTGCTGTTTTCAAAAGCTGTTGCAACTGCTTTGGATCTTGGTGCTGAAACCATCATTGAGATTGGTCCAAAGCCAATTCTGCAGAGTTATCTCCGCCAGGTTGCAGCTGACAAAGGCGGAAAAGGTTCCGTCCTTTCCAGCTTGTCAAATGAGCAGCTGAATGGTGCAGATCCGGTCATAAATCTGGTGGCACGCGCTTTTGTTGCCGGTATTAAAGTCGATACAGACAAGCTTTTTGGCAAGAATCCAGAGGAGCCAGTCAATCTGCCACCTCTGCCTTGGCAAAACAAAAGCTTCCGCTTTGAAAACAGCCATGAAGCCAACATGGGCATCTTCCGGGGGGAGAACACCCTCTGCTTGGATGGCGCCCAAACAACAATTACAATCTCTGGACGACCCATCTGGACCGCTTCACCGTGCCATTCCTGGAAGATCACGTCATTAACGGCCAGATGA
- a CDS encoding SDR family NAD(P)-dependent oxidoreductase, translated as MDRFTVPFLEDHVINGQMIFPGAGYVEMALAAGASLYGSEAVELRSMDILQALVLSDEYLTEVQTEISEETGTVKISSRMRLSGDDWTLHAVGRVGKLETTAPDIQLDFEAASLINSGEEIYKAALTYGLEFGPRFQRTQNVSQVDQGTFIVHLSALDEVDQVSAFGIHPAELDGCFHGLLSLFRETTTQNSRPKAYVPIFFDKVRQYKSGSSPAYVRIQVKRASDLSILADFQIFDEDDNVIIAIKGGRFRATELGRKDNPSDLIYRVESALQRSPSAQANKLAHVFPAIEDYVAEKFRTVDDEAEREAYLLLNAAAQRTAFDIISKFADDDQTVTIESLPVNHRRYFINLLSILEEAGAATDCGAGRFDLNSDFELPEFDLLVESVLEESPKDIAAATILATTRKHVLESLQRGTVDEENLEHSSAMLEQYWYSSPEAQTRSKSVSQWLKTALADWDLNTPLHVLDLSGSGLNLAKDVQQLLPNRITRISIADSNHKSAARLTASVLDEPNITVFDTSNQDSNHTWEAALEQGPFDIIVSSGLLHTACQSEPQLFDKLGQSLSEGGQFLAIEPLTDVFHDVAFGLSQDWFAGSLSDEFPVGPLKSSNDWLDQFGNTSFEAPIAIEALKDGASVVLLKATSNASKAEQQASAPLDLTDSDALLVLTGNAKQEQEIAKAIKADERLASCNVTILDADSDQFDLNEASGWKTALAGSAFLDADQKTIIHLYGLAETGDNPVDQVMKRCATCVGLVKAYPGLAGQLAFVAPGGSGHSSKQEAPVQSAAWTFARVLGNEAPELTPLTLDVALDKSIEGITSDVLEAVFSQNQENELLLPNENQVVSRVKSGFGQSSWVPAENVELNFSEAGSLNHLDWRGQERIEPTQDQVEIKVAATGLNFRDVMWTLGMLPEEALEDGYGGPNLGLEISGTVTRVGENVSDVSVGDKVVAFTSGGYSSYVTCPKFAVAKLDQSQELVSAATYPVAFLTAYYSLIHLGELKEDQWVLIHGGAGGVGLAALQIAKHVGAKIIATAGSEEKREILRLLGADHILDSRSLEFPDKVMEITDGKGVHAVLNSLAGEAMEASINIVRPFGRFLELGKRDYYANTKIGLRPFRRNVSYFGIDLDQILLHDSDLARKLIEDVFELIKDGTFTPLPYRVFEGRNVQDAFRLMQRSGHIGKILITPPEPEEVRVPQERKPLEFSADGHHVVIGGLGGFGLEICRWMADNGARRITLTSRSANVSEAHKKLFEALANKGVTVSAVSCDVTDRAAINTLLTELRQSAPIKSVTHAAMVLDDGIIQQLDERRFRKVLEPKVQGASLLDELTRDDELDQFILFSSATTLIGNPGQSHYVAANGYLEGLARARRKAGKPATAVGWGAIGDVGFLARNADVSDKLSRHLGEATIKAREGLDILKLAMEQDDGSAPAAVVHIGRFAWAAAHQSLSLLSKPLFQEIVGRTDVDGDSDGATDILSLIEGKSDAEAKEVVAHILAGEIGRILRLPAEDISHQRPLAEFGMDSLMGLELRMGIQKRFNLEIPLVSISGGTCLDDFAAQILQKLRKREGGDASAEDGSHNVLASQHLSDDLDDAQKSSVREILDTHQDKSARILN; from the coding sequence CTGGACCGCTTCACCGTGCCATTCCTGGAAGATCACGTCATTAACGGCCAGATGATCTTCCCGGGTGCTGGTTATGTTGAGATGGCTCTGGCAGCAGGCGCCTCTTTGTATGGCTCTGAGGCTGTTGAACTCCGCTCTATGGATATTCTGCAAGCGCTTGTCTTAAGCGACGAGTATCTGACGGAAGTTCAAACTGAAATCTCTGAGGAAACAGGCACAGTTAAAATATCTAGTCGCATGCGCCTGAGTGGTGATGACTGGACACTGCATGCCGTTGGCCGCGTTGGGAAGCTGGAGACAACAGCTCCTGACATTCAGCTGGATTTTGAAGCTGCCAGCCTCATCAACAGTGGCGAGGAAATTTATAAAGCTGCTCTGACCTACGGCTTAGAGTTTGGTCCGCGCTTCCAGCGTACTCAAAACGTTTCTCAGGTCGATCAAGGTACCTTTATCGTCCATCTTTCTGCTCTGGACGAAGTTGATCAGGTCTCCGCCTTCGGTATCCATCCCGCTGAACTAGATGGGTGTTTCCATGGGTTGCTGTCCTTGTTCAGAGAAACAACGACACAAAACAGCCGCCCTAAGGCTTACGTGCCGATCTTCTTTGATAAAGTTCGTCAGTATAAATCAGGCTCATCCCCTGCTTATGTGCGCATTCAGGTAAAACGTGCGTCTGATCTCTCAATTCTGGCAGATTTCCAGATCTTTGATGAAGATGACAACGTCATCATCGCAATCAAAGGCGGACGTTTCAGAGCAACCGAGCTTGGCAGAAAAGACAATCCCTCTGATCTGATTTATCGCGTAGAGTCTGCTCTGCAGCGTAGCCCATCAGCTCAAGCAAATAAGCTGGCTCACGTCTTCCCTGCGATTGAAGATTACGTTGCAGAGAAATTCAGAACCGTTGATGATGAAGCAGAGCGTGAAGCTTACTTGCTGCTCAACGCAGCGGCACAGCGGACGGCTTTCGATATCATCTCAAAGTTTGCCGATGATGATCAGACCGTTACCATCGAAAGCCTGCCTGTCAATCACCGACGCTATTTCATCAATCTTCTGAGCATTCTGGAAGAAGCCGGTGCAGCAACAGACTGTGGTGCAGGTCGATTTGATCTGAACAGCGATTTCGAACTTCCAGAGTTCGATTTGCTGGTTGAAAGTGTGCTTGAGGAAAGTCCGAAAGATATCGCTGCGGCCACAATCCTTGCGACTACCCGCAAACATGTTCTTGAAAGCCTTCAACGCGGTACTGTTGATGAGGAAAACCTCGAGCATTCTAGCGCGATGTTGGAACAGTATTGGTATTCCTCTCCAGAAGCACAAACACGCAGCAAAAGCGTGTCGCAATGGTTGAAGACTGCGCTTGCTGATTGGGACCTGAACACGCCACTACACGTTTTGGACCTGAGCGGCTCTGGCCTGAATCTGGCAAAAGATGTTCAGCAACTTCTTCCAAATCGGATCACGCGTATTTCTATCGCGGACAGCAATCACAAAAGTGCTGCGCGGTTGACTGCCAGTGTCCTGGATGAGCCGAACATTACTGTTTTCGACACCAGCAATCAGGATAGCAATCACACTTGGGAAGCAGCGCTGGAACAAGGGCCGTTTGACATTATCGTCTCTTCTGGCCTGCTCCACACAGCGTGTCAGAGCGAGCCTCAGCTCTTCGATAAGTTGGGGCAATCGCTCTCAGAAGGTGGCCAGTTCCTTGCGATTGAGCCTCTGACCGACGTCTTCCATGACGTTGCCTTCGGCTTATCTCAAGACTGGTTTGCAGGTTCGTTGTCCGATGAATTCCCAGTCGGCCCACTTAAGTCAAGCAATGATTGGCTGGATCAGTTCGGTAACACGTCTTTTGAGGCACCTATTGCAATTGAAGCACTGAAAGATGGGGCTTCTGTTGTTCTGCTAAAAGCAACGTCTAACGCTTCTAAAGCTGAGCAGCAGGCAAGTGCACCTCTTGATCTGACAGATAGTGATGCTCTCCTTGTTCTTACCGGCAATGCTAAGCAAGAACAGGAGATCGCTAAGGCAATCAAAGCAGATGAACGTCTCGCATCTTGCAATGTCACCATTCTGGATGCTGACAGCGATCAGTTTGATCTGAATGAAGCAAGCGGATGGAAGACTGCACTGGCGGGCTCTGCTTTCCTCGATGCTGATCAGAAAACGATCATCCACCTTTATGGCCTGGCTGAAACTGGCGATAATCCTGTCGACCAGGTGATGAAGCGCTGCGCAACCTGCGTCGGTCTTGTCAAAGCCTATCCGGGACTTGCTGGGCAGCTCGCATTCGTTGCACCTGGCGGCAGTGGTCACAGTTCAAAACAGGAAGCGCCAGTACAAAGTGCTGCATGGACGTTTGCACGTGTGCTTGGAAACGAAGCACCAGAGCTTACACCACTCACACTGGATGTGGCGCTTGATAAGTCCATAGAGGGCATTACCTCAGATGTTCTGGAAGCTGTATTCTCACAAAATCAGGAGAACGAACTTCTTCTACCGAATGAAAATCAGGTGGTTTCACGCGTCAAATCTGGTTTTGGTCAATCGTCCTGGGTGCCAGCAGAAAACGTTGAACTTAACTTCTCTGAAGCGGGTTCCCTGAACCACCTGGACTGGCGTGGACAGGAACGTATTGAGCCTACGCAAGATCAGGTTGAGATCAAGGTCGCAGCAACCGGCCTTAACTTCCGTGATGTGATGTGGACTCTGGGAATGCTGCCGGAAGAAGCTCTTGAGGATGGATATGGCGGTCCAAATCTGGGATTGGAGATCTCTGGTACGGTTACGCGTGTCGGCGAGAATGTGAGCGATGTCTCAGTTGGAGACAAAGTGGTCGCCTTCACTTCTGGTGGTTACTCCTCTTATGTAACATGTCCTAAGTTTGCGGTCGCAAAGCTTGATCAGAGCCAAGAGCTGGTATCAGCTGCAACCTATCCAGTTGCCTTCCTGACAGCTTACTACTCTCTCATTCACCTTGGAGAACTCAAAGAAGATCAATGGGTTCTCATTCATGGTGGTGCCGGTGGTGTTGGCCTAGCTGCATTGCAAATTGCAAAGCACGTTGGTGCAAAAATTATCGCAACTGCGGGTTCTGAAGAGAAACGTGAGATTCTGCGCCTGCTTGGAGCAGACCACATTCTCGATTCTCGCAGTCTCGAGTTCCCTGACAAGGTCATGGAAATCACAGATGGGAAAGGCGTTCATGCTGTTCTGAACTCCCTCGCTGGCGAAGCGATGGAAGCGAGTATCAACATTGTTCGCCCATTTGGCCGCTTCCTAGAGCTGGGTAAGCGCGATTACTACGCAAATACCAAAATCGGCCTGCGCCCATTCCGTCGCAATGTGTCTTACTTCGGCATCGATCTGGACCAGATCCTTCTGCATGACAGTGATCTGGCCCGTAAGCTGATTGAAGATGTTTTTGAGCTGATCAAAGATGGCACCTTCACTCCACTGCCATATCGCGTGTTCGAAGGTCGCAACGTGCAAGACGCATTCCGTCTGATGCAGCGCTCCGGCCACATCGGAAAGATCCTGATTACCCCTCCTGAGCCAGAAGAGGTTCGCGTCCCTCAGGAACGCAAGCCTCTGGAGTTCTCCGCTGATGGGCATCATGTTGTAATTGGTGGCCTGGGTGGTTTCGGTCTCGAGATCTGCCGCTGGATGGCTGACAACGGCGCACGCCGTATCACTCTGACAAGTCGCTCTGCAAACGTCAGCGAAGCGCATAAGAAGCTGTTTGAGGCCCTTGCCAACAAGGGCGTTACCGTCTCTGCAGTCAGCTGTGATGTGACCGACCGGGCTGCGATCAACACTCTGTTGACCGAGCTGCGCCAGTCCGCACCAATCAAGAGCGTTACCCATGCAGCGATGGTGCTCGATGACGGTATCATTCAGCAACTTGACGAAAGGCGCTTCCGCAAGGTTCTGGAACCAAAAGTTCAGGGTGCAAGTCTGCTTGATGAGCTGACGCGCGACGACGAACTTGATCAATTCATTCTGTTCTCCTCAGCGACAACGCTGATTGGTAACCCAGGTCAGTCTCACTATGTGGCTGCCAATGGTTATCTGGAAGGCCTCGCAAGAGCGCGCCGTAAAGCGGGCAAGCCTGCTACAGCTGTCGGCTGGGGTGCGATCGGCGATGTAGGCTTCCTTGCCAGAAACGCAGATGTTTCCGACAAGCTTTCACGTCACCTTGGTGAAGCAACCATCAAAGCACGTGAAGGCTTGGATATTCTGAAGCTGGCGATGGAACAGGATGACGGATCTGCACCAGCTGCAGTTGTCCATATCGGCCGCTTCGCGTGGGCAGCAGCACATCAGTCTCTGTCCCTGCTCAGCAAGCCTCTCTTCCAGGAGATCGTAGGCCGCACTGACGTTGATGGCGACAGTGATGGTGCAACAGACATTCTTTCACTGATTGAAGGCAAGTCTGATGCTGAAGCCAAGGAAGTCGTTGCGCATATTCTTGCCGGTGAAATTGGACGTATCCTGCGCCTTCCTGCGGAAGACATCTCTCATCAGCGCCCACTGGCCGAGTTCGGTATGGATTCGTTGATGGGACTGGAACTGCGAATGGGTATTCAGAAGCGTTTCAATCTGGAGATTCCGCTGGTTTCTATCTCCGGCGGGACATGCTTGGATGATTTTGCAGCTCAGATTCTGCAAAAACTCCGCAAACGTGAAGGTGGGGATGCCTCTGCTGAGGATGGCTCGCACAATGTACTTGCAAGCCAACACCTTTCTGATGATCTCGATGACGCCCAAAAATCAAGCGTGCGCGAGATCCTCGATACCCATCAAGACAAGAGCGCAAGAATTTTGAATTAA
- a CDS encoding aminotransferase class I/II-fold pyridoxal phosphate-dependent enzyme yields MRRSKSSAPKPKATKPAQTQAIAPKFADLPGFKEIRLQKAAADLLQINNPFFRAHEARAGATTQIDGETYLNFSSYDYLGLNGHEKVQQAAKTAVDHYGISASASRVVAGERVIHTELEELIAKMHGVESSVAFVSGHATNVTSIGQLMQPDDLIIHDSYIHNSIVTGAKLSGAVRQSFPHNNLDALENILELRAHKHPRVLIVVEGVYSMDGDYPDLPRLIEIKKKYGAWLMVDEAHSIGILGKTGRGIAEHFQIDPKDVDIWMGTFSKTLAGCGGYIAGCSDLVDYLKLTASGFVFSVGIAPPIAAAVCEAIRLMEAEPERVQAAQSNGQYFLEKAQEANLDTGVSQGCAVVPIMVGDSLKATVLAARLLDRGLNVLPIIYPAVPEKSARLRFFITSEHTEEQLDQAIQLVNEEMATYNSNPISIQQVMSA; encoded by the coding sequence GTGCGGCGCTCAAAGTCGTCTGCTCCTAAGCCAAAGGCAACCAAACCAGCTCAGACACAGGCAATCGCTCCGAAATTTGCTGACTTGCCGGGTTTCAAAGAAATTCGCCTTCAAAAGGCTGCGGCAGATCTGTTGCAGATCAACAACCCGTTTTTCCGCGCCCATGAAGCACGTGCCGGAGCAACAACCCAGATTGATGGAGAGACGTACCTTAACTTCTCATCCTACGATTATCTCGGATTGAACGGCCACGAGAAGGTTCAGCAAGCCGCAAAAACTGCCGTTGACCACTATGGCATCTCCGCCAGCGCAAGCCGAGTTGTAGCTGGTGAGCGGGTGATCCACACAGAGCTGGAAGAACTCATTGCGAAGATGCATGGTGTCGAGAGCTCTGTTGCATTTGTCAGCGGTCATGCCACCAACGTCACCAGTATCGGCCAGCTGATGCAGCCGGATGATCTGATCATCCACGACAGCTACATCCACAACAGCATTGTAACCGGCGCCAAACTCTCCGGTGCTGTGCGCCAGTCCTTCCCGCACAACAATCTGGATGCCCTTGAAAATATTCTGGAATTGCGCGCGCACAAGCACCCACGCGTTCTGATCGTGGTGGAAGGCGTGTACTCCATGGATGGTGATTATCCGGATCTGCCACGCCTTATCGAGATCAAGAAAAAGTATGGTGCGTGGCTCATGGTCGATGAGGCGCATTCCATCGGCATTCTTGGCAAAACTGGTCGCGGGATCGCTGAGCACTTCCAGATTGATCCAAAAGACGTCGACATCTGGATGGGCACATTCTCCAAGACACTAGCTGGATGTGGCGGTTACATCGCTGGCTGTAGTGATCTGGTTGATTATCTGAAGCTCACCGCTTCCGGCTTTGTGTTCAGCGTTGGCATCGCCCCGCCAATCGCCGCTGCCGTATGTGAAGCCATACGCCTGATGGAAGCAGAACCAGAACGTGTTCAGGCAGCACAATCAAATGGCCAGTACTTCCTAGAAAAGGCACAAGAGGCGAACCTCGATACCGGCGTAAGCCAAGGCTGTGCTGTGGTCCCAATTATGGTCGGCGATTCCTTGAAGGCAACTGTTTTGGCTGCCCGTCTGCTGGATCGCGGCCTGAACGTATTGCCAATCATTTATCCAGCAGTGCCGGAAAAATCTGCTCGTCTGCGCTTCTTCATTACATCAGAGCACACCGAGGAGCAGCTGGACCAGGCAATTCAGCTGGTGAATGAAGAGATGGCGACTTACAACAGCAACCCCATCTCCATTCAGCAAGTCATGTCAGCTTAG
- a CDS encoding SDR family NAD(P)-dependent oxidoreductase, producing the protein MFKPKSILITGASSGLGRAIALGYAEAGVALCLTGRNEERLGQTVRVAEERGCRVLWRSLDICDAQAVQSWVDELEQEVSLDLVISNAGVTGSHGIDGSVETAETAHAQIATNLGGTVNLLTAVAPYMQKRKSGRIALISSLAGMQPISDGPAYGASKAGIIAYGEAMRDHLHKWGVFVSVICPGYILTPMADQFKSWRPYESTAEQAAEKIKKAIGRKKAFYAFPWQLALSIRIGKLLPWQLRRLGNQRFNYQR; encoded by the coding sequence ATGTTCAAACCCAAGTCGATTCTCATCACTGGTGCCAGTTCGGGTTTAGGGCGGGCGATTGCCCTGGGTTATGCTGAGGCAGGTGTAGCGCTTTGTTTGACAGGGCGAAATGAGGAGCGGTTGGGGCAGACTGTGCGGGTTGCGGAAGAACGTGGTTGCCGGGTGCTTTGGAGATCGCTGGACATTTGCGATGCGCAAGCTGTTCAAAGTTGGGTCGATGAACTGGAGCAGGAAGTTTCTCTGGATCTAGTGATTTCCAATGCAGGTGTTACGGGTTCTCATGGCATCGACGGTTCTGTTGAAACTGCAGAGACAGCGCATGCACAGATTGCAACGAATCTTGGGGGAACGGTCAATTTGCTCACTGCAGTAGCTCCCTACATGCAAAAGCGCAAAAGCGGGCGTATTGCTTTGATCAGTTCGCTTGCGGGAATGCAACCCATTTCAGACGGTCCTGCTTACGGGGCCTCAAAGGCAGGTATCATTGCTTATGGAGAGGCAATGCGCGATCACTTGCATAAGTGGGGAGTGTTCGTCTCGGTGATTTGCCCGGGTTATATTCTCACACCGATGGCAGATCAGTTTAAGAGCTGGCGCCCCTATGAGTCTACTGCGGAACAGGCGGCAGAAAAGATCAAGAAGGCGATTGGGCGGAAGAAGGCGTTTTATGCGTTTCCGTGGCAGCTTGCCTTGAGCATCCGGATTGGAAAACTGCTGCCATGGCAGTTACGGCGGCTTGGAAATCAGCGCTTCAATTATCAGCGCTGA
- a CDS encoding polysaccharide biosynthesis/export family protein, whose amino-acid sequence MKFSRMLANSNKASATSHFLKSTMVVAPLLAFLAGCAALPSAGPISSEIQAASSERRAEPFDYHLIDLDDNVTSVLSAYQPNGLAKVFTGGRWAPKHIVGIGDTVSVVVWEQGNDRLFTPTGQAGGVELGPFMVNQSGAITIPYVGKVHARGKSVERLQEALQVALDRKATNPQVIVTLKQNASSLVTVNGAVRQPGQYPLDLSGKKLLDVVANAGGNASPATESYVSISRNGKQAKQLLSNVFLNNNENVYMRPGDRVFVTHDPQTFTAFGAVPKVGEYPLQASNVSLVEALGRIGGLDKNAANSQGLFVFRYEDPQVISQLKTEYRGSNSGKVPVIYRLNMRDARSYFKGQLFALRDKDVVYVSSAYGAELNKFISILSGTLAIGKVVKTF is encoded by the coding sequence ATGAAATTTTCTCGTATGTTAGCGAATTCAAATAAGGCTTCAGCGACTTCGCATTTCCTAAAGTCAACAATGGTTGTAGCTCCGCTCCTTGCGTTCTTGGCAGGATGTGCTGCTCTTCCCTCCGCAGGGCCGATTTCTTCGGAGATACAAGCAGCTTCTTCTGAGCGCCGTGCCGAGCCTTTTGATTATCACCTGATTGACTTGGATGATAATGTTACCTCAGTCCTTTCAGCTTACCAGCCGAACGGTCTGGCGAAGGTATTTACTGGCGGGAGATGGGCGCCTAAGCATATAGTCGGGATCGGCGATACTGTTTCTGTTGTCGTCTGGGAGCAAGGCAATGATCGCCTATTTACGCCAACCGGTCAGGCTGGTGGCGTAGAGCTTGGTCCGTTCATGGTCAACCAGAGTGGCGCGATTACAATACCTTACGTTGGTAAAGTACATGCGCGAGGTAAATCTGTTGAGCGGCTTCAGGAAGCGCTCCAGGTGGCTCTCGATCGTAAAGCAACCAACCCGCAAGTGATCGTTACTCTGAAGCAAAATGCCAGCAGCCTAGTAACAGTGAATGGAGCCGTTCGCCAACCAGGCCAATATCCATTGGATCTCAGCGGTAAAAAACTGCTTGATGTTGTCGCGAATGCCGGGGGCAATGCATCCCCAGCGACTGAGAGCTATGTCTCAATCTCGCGAAATGGCAAACAAGCTAAGCAGCTTCTGAGCAACGTTTTCCTCAACAATAATGAGAATGTCTACATGCGACCCGGCGATCGTGTTTTTGTAACGCACGATCCGCAGACGTTTACGGCATTCGGTGCTGTGCCAAAGGTTGGTGAGTACCCACTACAGGCATCCAACGTCTCGCTTGTTGAGGCATTAGGCCGCATTGGTGGTCTGGATAAGAATGCAGCGAACTCTCAAGGCCTCTTCGTATTCCGCTACGAAGATCCCCAGGTAATTTCACAACTTAAAACGGAGTATCGCGGTTCAAACTCAGGCAAGGTTCCTGTGATCTACCGCTTAAACATGAGAGATGCCCGCTCATACTTCAAAGGCCAGCTGTTCGCTCTGAGAGACAAAGATGTTGTTTATGTTTCAAGTGCTTATGGAGCAGAACTCAATAAGTTTATAAGCATCTTAAGTGGTACGCTCGCGATCGGAAAAGTTGTAAAGACTTTTTAA